One window of the Anopheles cruzii chromosome 2, idAnoCruzAS_RS32_06, whole genome shotgun sequence genome contains the following:
- the LOC128268289 gene encoding transmembrane protein 18, protein MVDANWIEINEIKGFLTFLASIDWYDPWLIGLIAFHICITSTALLTRNCGNFQVFLFFVLLLLVYFSESINEYAAINWRIFSKQQYFDDKGLFISVVFSVPILLNCMLMVGSWLYQSTQLMSRLKTAQLKQQIRQSNSRQRLKED, encoded by the exons ATGGTGGATGCAAATTGGATAGAAATTAATGAAATCAAAGGATTTCTCACGTTCCTAGCAAGTATCGATTGGTACGACCCGTGGTTGATTGGACTAATCGCATTTCACATATGCATAACATCGACGGCTCTCCTCACCCGGAATTGTGGAAATTTTCAGGTGTTCCTGTTCTTCGTGCTTT TGCTACTGGTGTATTTTTCAGAAAGCATTAACGAGTATGCGGCGATTAATTGGAGGATTTTTTCGAAACAGCAATACTTCGACGATAAGGGTCTCTTCATATCGGTAGTATTTTCGGTGCCCATCCTACTAAACTGCATGTTAATGGTG GGGAGCTGGTTATACCAATCGACACAACTGATGAGCCGGTTGAAAACGGCACAGCTGAAGCAACAGATCCGACAATCCAATAGCAGGCAGCGGCTAAAGGAGGACTAA